The Salmo trutta chromosome 27, fSalTru1.1, whole genome shotgun sequence genome includes the window tttacttttcccacattttgttacgttacagccttattctaatatggatgaaataaaacaatttcctcatcagtctacacacaataccccataatgacaaggcgaaaacaggtttttagacacttttgcaaatgtattacatattaaaaacagaaataccttattttcataattattcagaccttttgctatgagactcgtaattgagcacttgtgcatcctgtttccattgatcatccttgatatgtttctacaacttgattggagtccatctgtggtaaattcaattgattgggcatgatttggacagacacacacctgtctatataaggttgacagttgacagtgcatgtcagagcaaaaaccaagccatgaggtcgaaggaattgtccctaaaactccgacacaggattgtgtcaaatcatttaaaatggtatttgtcacattcgccgaatacaacaggtgtaggtagaccttaccatgaaaccTAATGATTGTGTTGGTGTCGTGTGCGGCCACGCAGttattggtgaacagggagtacaggagggggctaagcatgcacccctgaggggcccgtgTGTTGAGGGTCTGTGTTGTGGATGCgttgtggatgtgttgttgcctaacctcaccacctgggggcggcccatcataATGTCCACTATCAAGTTGCAGAgcgaggtgtttaatcccaggatccttagcttagtgatgagcttggagggcactatggtgttgaacactgagctgtagtcaatgaacagcatcctcacataggTGTGAGAAAGGGCagagtggagtgcaatagagattgtgtcatcaatggctctgttggggcggtatgcaaattagagtgggtccagggtgtctgggatgatggtgttgatgtgagccatgaccagcctttcaaagcatttcatggctacatatCAAATCattcaaaattgtatttgtcacatgctccgaatacaacaggtgtaggtagaccttaatgtgaaatgcttacttacaagcccctaaccaacaatgcagtttaaaaaatgtgaataagaaataaaaagaaCAAGTCATTAATAaccagcagtaaaataacaatagcaagactatgtacagggggtaccggtacagagtcaatgtgcgggggcaccggttagtcgaggtaattgaggtaatatgtacatgtaagtagagttattaaagtgactatgcatagataataacagagtgtagcagcagcgtaaacgATGGGGGGGCaagaaatgcaaatagtctggttagccatttgattagtcttatggcatgggggtagaagctgtttagaagcctcttggacctagaattgagaacagagagaacagtctatgactagctaggctggagtctttgacaatttttagggccttcctctggcaccgccttgtatagaggtccggatggcaggaagcttagccccagtgatgtacttagccgtacgcactaccctctgtagtgccttgcggtcggaggccgagcagttgccgtaccaggcagcgATGCAATAAGTCAGgttgctcttgatggtgcagctgtataaccttttgagaacctgaggacccatgccaaatcttttcagtctcctgagggggaataggttttgttgtgccctcatcacgactgtcttttatacaggtggaaaagggcagtgtggagtacaatagagattgcatcatctgtggatctgtttgggcggtatgcaaattggagtgggtctagggtttctgggataatggcgttgatgtgagccatgaccagcctttcaaagcacttcatggctacagatatgagtgctacaggtcagtagtcattttggctggttaccttagtgttcttggacacagggactatggtagtctgcttgaaacatgttggttttacagactcagacagggagagtttaaaaatgtcagtgaagacacttgccagtttgtcagcacatgctcgcagtacataGACTGGTAATCCCTCTGgccctgctgccttgtgaatgttgacctgttttaaggtcttactcacatcggctgtggagagcgatgcatttattgatgaagccaatgactgatgtggtgtactcctcaatgccatcgaaagaatcccggaacatattccagtctgtgctagcaaaacagtcctgtagcttagcatctgcgtcatctgaccacttttttattgaccgagttattggtgctttctgctttaattttagcttgtaagcagaaatcaggaggatagcattatggtcagatttgccaaatggagggcgagggagagctttgcacgcatctctgtgtgtggagtaaaggtggtctagagttttttccctctgcttgcatatttaacatgctgatcgaaatttggtaaaatggatttaagtttccctgcattaaagtccccagccactaggagtgccacctctTCTTTTGGCACTcgaaaaggtcccagttacattaccaatggtccttttgttcgataaagtccttctttatgtccataaaaactcagtttagctggcgcgcttcagtcaataatccactcagtttccctccttcaaaatgcatacaaaatgaatcccaaacgttaccaataaacttatccaaacaagtcaatcaatgtttataatcaaaccttaggtacactaatacacaaataaactataacatttaagacggagaatcgttattgtctttaccgaaGAAAAATACCAAGGAACCCACTCTCATTCACGTGCttgaaaacactacagccaaaatgggagccacctagaaaaactacaatttctggctcatttttccaaaaaccagcctgaaactctttctaaagactgttgacatctagtgaaagccctaggaactgcaatcgggcacgatttcgccctattataaaagtgccagccattgaaatcagtggtaggatgattttttttgggggggtggtttgtcctcagggtttcgcctgccatttaagttctgttatactcacagacattattttaacagtttcgaaactttagagtgttttctatccaaatctaccaattatatgcatatcctagcttctggccctgagtagcaggcagtttactttgggcacgcttttcatccggatgtcaaaataccgccccctatcccaaagaagtcaATATTCCTCATAAGtcgtcaattttattttccaatgattgcatgttatcTAGTAGAATGGAAGGctgtgggggtttattcgatcgcctacgaattctcagaaggcagcaccGACCTCAATCCTCTTTTTCATcgtcttctcttcacgcaaatggtggggatttgggcctgttgcTGGGAAAGCAATATGTCCTTCATGTGAATTCTACGGGGAGATATTCAtgtattaatgaagccggtgactggtgtggtaaactcctcaatgccttcAGATGAATCCtgaaacatattccaatctgtgccaACAACAGTCCCGTAGTTTAGCGTCCATTTCATAGGAATCaaaccacttccgtattgagcacaTCACTGgtaaatcctgtttttgcttgtaaactgGAATTAAGAGTATgaagttatggtcagatttgccaaatggagggcgagagagagttttgtatgcgtctctgtgtgtagagtagaGGTGATCAAGAGTTTTTTTGCCTCTAGTTGCAAGAGACATGCTGGTACAAATGCATGGTTAGCCTTCCGAAATCAGAGTAAACCTGTTTAAATCTGACATCAGCAGTTGTTTCTATGGTAAAACTAACAAATTAAATTCATATTGCATCCAAGTAATGCTCATGTAACAATGTTGCTTCTATCTCTCTGCTTGCCCCAGTCTGGGCTGGAGGGGACTGTTTTGTACCCATCCAGCAGCACTTCCTATTACGCCCAATCCATATTAGACCTGAACAAGCATGCATACACATCCGATCCTCATTCAGGTTTTAATTTCCACCACTTTTCAGCTACTTTCTGCAATTGACGTCACCAGGCTTTCCGAAGCCTGGTTCTCGATGAGGCTACATTGATATACAGAAATTTCCCTCAAATATCCGATGTATGCGATGTAGCCTTTTCCCCCTGATTTTTGTATAGGTGATTACATCTCTGTGTAGCCTATACTTTATCCTGCACATTTATTTTCCATAAATTAAATCATTGTCTTTGCACATGAGTCTTCAGTTGCTAATCCTAGCTTTTCTGTACTGTTTGGGGATACTGTTGATCATTGGAAATAGtaataaattatattttatttgtatAGTGCTTTTTTTTAGTTCTCAAAGCTTTTAGTTCTCAACGCAACATGCACACATTTCAAATCAAGGCAGGTAAATTAGCAATACGTATAGATGctaaataatagtaataataataataataagacaatgtgccatttagcagaagctgtcatccaaagcaacttacagtcatgcatgcatacaaaaAATGCAGATAAAAAAATACCATTAAAAGTGAAGGAGGAAATGGTTAGACAATACAATACAATCAATTCTAATTCTTCTGAAATTCTTCACCCTTCCTCTTCCTTTATCCAGGAGAATATCAATAGAATTTGCTCAATTCCTCACgtcatctcctctgtcctctcttctcctctttttgaaaaaggtcaaaggtaatcgaggaAGAGGAGGCAAGGAGAGGAAACTTGAAAACAAATACGCTGGTATGAAATTAGACTTTTAATACACACTCACTGGCCAGTTTATTAAGTACACCACCCCATTCACGAAAATAGATCGCTCCTATAGACCGTGAGTCACGGGactgtggcttgctatataaagcaggcagacaggcatcgagtcattcagttactgttcgatcattagaatgggcaaaacaagtgatgtaagcgactttgagcgtggtatcaACATCGGTGCCAGGCACGCCAGATCCAGTATCAAAGAAATGGccaccctcctgggcttttcccACACGGCAGTGTCTTGGGTTTACCAacaatggtgcgacaaacaaaaaacatcctgtcagctgcagtcctgtgggtgaaaacagcttgttgatgagagagatctaaggagaatggcaagaatcgtgcaagctaacagatGGGCCACAAACAAGCCAATAACGGCGCAGCACAACAggggtgtgcagaacggcatctcggcaCACACAACTCATTGacccttgtcacggatgggctattgcagcagacaaccACACTGGATTCCACTCCTGTCAACTGAAAACAAGATGCCTCTCCACTGGGcacacgatcaccaacactggacaattgaggactGGAAAAACATTTCctgctatttcaatataactatggattatttcgaaccaaaacaacatttgttgttgaagtagaagtcctgggagtgcattctgacgaagaacagcaaaggtaatccaatttttcttatagtaattctgagtttagtgagcaccaaacttggtgggtgtcaaattagctagcctgtgatggccgagctatctactcagaatattgcaaaatgtgctttcgccgaaaagctattttaaaatctgacaccgtgattgcataaaggagttctgtatctataattcttaaaataattgttatgttttttgtaaacgtttatcatgagtaatttagtaaattcaccggaagtttgcggtgggtatgctagttctgaacatcacatgctaatgtaaaaagctggtttttgatataaatatgaacttgactgaacaaaacatgtatgtattgtataacataatgtcctaggagtgtcatctgatgaagatcatcaaaggttagtgctgcatttagctgtggtttggttttatgtgacatatatgcttgcttggaaaatggctgtgtgattatttgtgtctatgtactctcctaacataatctaatgttttgctttcgctgtaaagcctttttgaaatcggacaatgtggttagattaacgagagtcttatctttaaaatggtgtaaaatagtcatatgtttgagaaattgaagatatagcatttttaaggtatttgtatttcgtgccacgatctaccattggatattggtgaggcgttctgctagcggaacgtctgtccctaacaggttaactaatTGACCCTCTCCCATATATGGCAACCACTTATCGGTCTCCGGGTCACGGAAGAGAGGAGGACGGAGGAGTTGAGGAGAGGACAGACTTTTGCCCAATTGTGAATCTCCATGCCTCTACAATTTTCTATACAAATTTGACGAGGAAGCAAACATTTCGTAGGGGGGTGGTAGCTCAGACGCAGTTGGGACTTGTGACTCAAAACCAAAACTGGAGTAAGGTGGGGGTTCCTGTCCAAGAGTTTGAGTTGCAGTAAGAACAACGATAGGTAGCTTGATCTCAGGGTCTATGGCCAGTTTAACATCAAGAACGACCTGAAAGAATAGAAACACAACAAGTGTTACAAAAGGTTTGTTTGAATAATTGGAAACATAAAACATAGTTGTTAATTTGGTGTCTGGAGCTCTGCAGTTCAGATTCATCCTATCACATATGTAGGTAGCTACCTTCAATCGGTACTCCAATTTGAGTATAGGACAGTTGAAGATGGTGGCAGGGAGTTGTGGAGGGATGGTCAAAACTTGGGTCACCGTCTGCCGAGTGCCAGCAGGCACCTGATCGCCCTTCTCTTTCAAGATGTTGTGGGTGTGGACTTTCCTCTCCTTCTGGGCGTAGAAAGTCTGCTTTTCGTACAGGTAGTATTTTGGGGTCACTGGGCGAGTTGAGTTGTTGACAATTATTGCCCTGACTTTCACAGCCTCTcctgtaaaaatatatttaaaacctgAATGAGGATGGACGTGTATGCTGGTTCAGGTCCAGTATGGATGCGGCGGAGTGGGAAGTGCTGCTGGATGGGTACGAGACAGTCCCTCTCAAAAACGAAACCTATTTGGTTAGCAGAGATCCGACTTGAGTATTTTTCACCCCGGTTTATTTGAGACAGGTGGTAAAGTTTGTTTTATCTACAGCCCAATATGAATCATTACCTTGCTGGTATCCCTGCCTCTCAGTGTGAATGCTCACAGAGATTTTTCCAGATGCAAAGAACATAACATCCTTTTCCTTGGTCCCATGCTGAGGTTTCTGAAAAATGTGATACACAGCAGTCAAAATGACGTTTTATCTGGATCCATGTCAGTTTGGGGAGCAAGAAAGATGATTTCTTTAGTGACAAAAAATGAATGTGCTATAGAATGTGTTTCCCTGTCTGACCTAAATAACTTGTttgtatatgtacagtgccttcggaaagtattcagacccctttactttttaaatgtttgtttacgttacagccttattctaaaactgactaAATCTATTACTTTTTTcaggaatctacacacaataccccataatgtcaaagtgaatacagtttttgaaatgtttgcacatttatttaaaacaaattacataaatacattatttacataagtattcagaccctttgctatgagactcaagattgagctcaggtgcatcctgtttccattgatcatccttgaggtttctacaacttgattgcagtccacatgtggtaaattcaattgattggatataaTTTGGAGAGGTACACACCTgactatatatggtcccacagttgacagtgcatgtcagagcaaaaaccaaggtcaaaggaattgtcgatagagctccgagacaggattgtgtcgaggcacatatctggggaagggtaccaaaacatttatgcagcattaaaggtccccaagaacacaatggcctccatcattcttaaatggaagaagtttggaaccactaagacccttcctagagctggccacccggcttactgagcaattgggggagaagagccttggtcagggaggtgaccaagaacccgatggtcactctgacagagctctagagtttctctgtggagatgggagaaccttccagaaggaaaccatctctgcatctctctaggccttatggtagagtggccagacggaagccactcctcagtaaaaggcacatgacagcccgcttggaatttgccaaaagacacctaaagataGAAATACAGGTATGCAGAAatacaggtatttccaaagggttaacatactttttcttgccactgtatgtaaatgtcatatttcaggtttttatttattataaatCTCTAAAAACCGgcttttgatttgtcattatgggatatcgagtgtagattgatgagggggaaaaaactatttaatacattttagaataaggctgtagcataacaaaatgtggaacaagtcaagtggtctgaatactttccgaatgcactgtacgctGATCTGTAAGTATTTGATGTATGGAATTGACTGCTGATACTGTAGGTAGGCCTAGAGTATAAGTCTTTCTGTTTTTCAAAGTATTTTGTCAATAATTACTTTTTATTTATATTATTCTTGTATGTAGTTTGGTCCTTGAGCTGTTGTTGTTCATTCATGTTCTGTATTATTTAATGTTTTATGTATGTAGTTTGGTCCTTGAGCTGTTGTTGTTCATTCATGTTCTGTATTATttaatgttttatgttttgtgtgtacaccaggaagagtagctgatgcgtGAGCAACAActgatggggatcctaataaataaagacagggccaggagtttttccagacCATGTGACCAGGAAGTTATCGCTTAACTTGATCAATGTCAGTTGTGGGTGTAACACAAACATGTGACTGGCAGGAATGTGTGATAACTAAATTCTGGGCCCTAGTAGTGACAATATTGCCAAATACTGGTCCTTACCATTAGATATGGGATCATAGACTGGTCTGCCTTTGAGACAAAGGTGAAATCAGTCTTGGCGTTGGTGTCAAACCTCATTGACCTGGTCAACTTAGCCTCTAATGAGTAAAGGATTTGACCACATTTACCCTGGAAAGAGGAGGGCATGTCCCTGAGGAAAACAGGATAACATCGTAGGACCACGAATCCATCACATTTGTCTAGTGAAATTAAAACAAAATGTCCCATTCCTATCCATAACCATGATTTCAAAGAAATATCTAGTTAATTACTATTGTATTTATCTCATATACTCTTTCTGAAGCTAATATCTCTGGTTTACTTAATACTATGTTCCTGGACTGCTAGGATTTGTTTATATAGATCATGCATATGAGTGGTGCCTAGTCTTGCATGGTTAGCCTTCCAAAATCAGTGTAGGCCTATTTGAATCTGACATCAGCTGTTGCTTCTTTGGTAAAACTCACAAATTAAATTCATATTGCATCAATGTAATGTTCATGTAACAATGTTGATTCCATCTCTCTGCTTTCCCCAATCCTGATTCAAAACAGAGACCCTCACATAAACTATTATAACCCACAAAGCAttgttacctatcgctccacaaaagccgcagcccttgcggACTGCTAACTAGCGCGCACTGGTaattagctagccatttcatCCCCCTTTGAACCCCCCATTTTCCACAGCAACCCCGCAGCTGGGCAGAGCCCACCTGAGTGATCTGGGTCAAAACACCAAAGTGTCCCTGTCCTTGCCCCAACCTCAGCTtgaaaccagggaccctctgaacgCGTCGACAACGATCACCCATGAAGTATCGTTACCTATTGCTCTACAAAATCCGGGGCCCTTGCGGAGAAAGGgtaacaactacttcaaggtctcaaaGTGGGTGGCTTCACCAATTGGGTGATGTCACCAATTGAAAACTACTAATGTgcaccactaactagctagccatttcacatcggttacattcaCAACATTAAAAAGTTGAATACTTACTTGTCAGGAATTTGGAAGGAGAAAGGATGCACATGTCTTCCTGTAGTTAGAACATTGGTGCCTGAGAGTATGGGGAAATGGAAATAGAATTTAGATACACTGAACAATGTTGACAATGTAGTCTCTCCCAACATCTGTTATTAAAGGTAACTGGGTTGATTATGGGCATTCTGcgattggtacatccattttgggactttGTGTGACCTGATTGAACCGGCCCTTCACACTCCCCCAGAACACCTATCCTGTGCATTTAACAACCTTATAATGTTCTGTGCATGTGTTtcttaacacaaaaaaaacttTCAGAAAAACCTTACACACTACTTctgctccctccccctcccttcacaTTGCTCCCTTTAGGCTACTCACCTTTTTTAAACCCTAGTCTAATCAATGACATGTTGTACAGTCTGTGCCTCATATTTCTGAACCATTGGTccggaccggaccaaatctgaaccaatcatagacgtctatgtttgggtaAAATCAAGGCCAGTTCAGACTGGACTAATAATCAATGTCTGTGAATGTTAAAATCAACACCTGTGGGCTTTGAAATCAGGAGTGTTCATTCAAAATTGGAAGAGCATGAGCTACAttacttaaaaaaaatgtgtaaagTTCAAGGGCCATCCACACATAGGGCGATAACTATAATGCTAACTATAATAAACTATAAATTGTACATAAACTATAAACGTTGGCAAGCATCCACACTAGAGGACAGTTTATCGTTTCTCTTTCTACAGTAGCCTTTACCTGTCAACTGATCAATCCATTCTACTGCACATTGTATAAGGTGTTTACAGACTACTCAGcgctttcagtgtgtgtgtacgcaaGTACACAATACACAATAATACACAAATAATACACAAATGCACATGTAATGAGAAAGTATATAGGAACAAATGTAGATGTTAAAAAGACATTGAAAAGACATCACGTTCATTTTCAGTTCAAGGggaaagttaaaaaaatatattttatgaaattgtatttttataGATATTGGAAAATACCTATTTTTGCGGACCTTGAAAACACGACTCTACCAGACAGTGAGAAGTTGCTTTGTCTGACGTTGAAGTCACATTAACCATTCTTCAATGAAGAAAGAATTATGTCACGTTTAAATATTCAAATTAAATAGCAAAGAGAAGCAAAATGGAGGttaaccaatcatagatgtctatttttgggccaaatcaaggccgGTCTGGACCAGAGCAAAAATCTACGTATGCGGACGTTGAAATTAAGGCCAGGGCGGATGGACCAAATTTCAACCAATAACTAAAGTCCATTGACATTGTGCATCAGTCGATGCTTACTGGAGCAATTCAAAAACAAATGCAATTTGCAAATCCCTTTGTCAGCATATCAATGTTAATCATTAGCCTACATGCCTCTTTGCTCAAGTGATTTCCATTTTTCAAATTGTCAATTCATTAGGATCTTAGCCTATCAGTGTATCAATTTACCAATGTGATCACCATTgcgcattctctctctcctttcaaacTCTCCGCGAGTTCTTTTGGCTGCTGTATTTTACATTCAGCAAACGAGATAAATTGCTTTCATCTCTCTTTGAATATTCTTAGTAAACATTTTTTGAATAAATGTCCATAAAAGCTATAAtgtagtctagcttttcctgggGCTCCTCCAAAGCTATTAGGGAGAGAGGCCAGCAGAGAGCAGGTGTGTAATTGTGCAAGAGAACAATAAGAGCATGCATATTAGCCTATCAAAATAAGGCTAATGCTGAATTGAGTGTATTACCAGTGTTTTGAAAGACAGAGACAATAACTTTCTGCCAGAGTTGACCAATGTCAAGTGGCTACACGATGTCGCAAGCACTTGAATTAAATGTGTTGTCGGCATTTAACTAGTCCCGTCCCACTatgcaaaaactggttgaatcaacgttgttttcacatcatttcaacaacaagaaatctatgtgatgacattgaatcaacgtggaaaactgattggatattTAAAaggtcatcaacgtaagggaatttagcattttttttaCCGAAATCAAATTACATTAGATGGTTTGTtgattcacgttagttgacaactcaaccaaatgtaaatcaaaactagacgttgaactgacgtctgtgcccagtgggttatctGTTTGTGTCATTGTAACAGATGTCCCACAAGACAAGTtggcaccagtgtaacagatcTGATCGTACTTCACAACTCTCTTGCGTTGTGTTTTTTAAGAAAGGAATGCCCAGCCAGCGGTCCCAGTTGATTGGTGTTTAATCTGATGATAGACACAAGGAAGCACATTAGATGTGCAGGACAACAGTATGTTGACTGCTGTAGACTCGTCTGCTAGCATGGAAACAACCATGAATTAGCAGGGAGCCAATGCAACCACCACAATTAGAGCTAGCTAACTCTCCCACAGCAATAACATCCAATAGCACATCCCTGGATGCCCCCAATATCCAACAGgaaccgtacacacacacacatatacatacagtgcattcggaaagtattcagacgccttgactttttccacgctgttacgttacagcctcattctaaaatgtataaaatatttttttccccttatcaatctacacacaatatcccataatgacaaagtcaaaacaggtttttagacatttttgcatatttagaacaaattaaaacagaaatacattatttacattagtattcagaccatttgctatgagactcaaaattgggctcaggtgcatcctgtttccattgatgatccttgagatgtttctacaacttgattggagtccacctgtggtaaattcaattgattggacatgatttggaaaggctcacacctgtctatataaggtcccacagttgacattgcatgtcagagcaaaaaccacgccatgaggtcaaaggaa containing:
- the LOC115164914 gene encoding arrestin domain-containing protein 3, with the protein product MTIQIFTIKYDAKNGQNVFSRGDTIKGRIILVVSAETKIKCLSIKAKGKANVLWEEDYGLYSDETYRAKYEYFSLEQCVLQEGNGTNVLTTGRHVHPFSFQIPDKDMPSSFQGKCGQILYSLEAKLTRSMRFDTNAKTDFTFVSKADQSMIPYLMKPQHGTKEKDVMFFASGKISVSIHTERQGYQQGEAVKVRAIIVNNSTRPVTPKYYLYEKQTFYAQKERKVHTHNILKEKGDQVPAGTRQTVTQVLTIPPQLPATIFNCPILKLEYRLKVVLDVKLAIDPEIKLPIVVLTATQTLGQEPPPYSSFGFESQVPTASELPPPYEMFASSSNLYRKL